The Panicum virgatum strain AP13 chromosome 3N, P.virgatum_v5, whole genome shotgun sequence genome includes the window TGAACAGAACTATCTCCATTTAATTACATAATAGGTTGGCATGGAAATAATACTAAACAACAAAACATAATTGATTGGTTGATTGGGATTGATacgaaaaatatagcaacataGATGGTTGGATTGTAGACATGCCTGCAGAGCAGAAGTGTCACATGGAGGGTACACCCTCTTAGTACACTCTGGGATCTTCCAGATATTAACAATATGGGATTTCGTCCATGAGGAATTAACCATGACAAGATGTGCACATGAACCCACCAGACCATATAACCAACTGAATATGGTATAGTAGAGGATTTTGCATCGTGACAGCCAAATGCTACGGTCGAAGAGTATACAGTTAGCTTTCATGGTTGATATCTGAAGATCTGATATGCAGCTACGACAGGCAACTGCAAAACACATTTAGATTGCTGAAACTAAACTAAGTTGCTCCATTTTAGTTAGCTAGTACACAATGAGTGGCCAAAAATTTCTTAATCATTTATTGCACCATTGCAGTAATCTATGACTAGCATGTCTCAAGTAGGAAGAAACATGTATATCAGTAAAGAGAACAGGACAGATGACAAGATTCAGGAGAACATGCATGGATAGCTAACACATTTGACCATTAAAACTTGTACTGTAAGATTTTGATTTCCCAGATACAACAATGCGCCATGGTTTACTGAGTAACATATATTGGTACACCAACAAGAACTGAAGTTATGCATACCTTCCAGCTATACGAGAATCGTTGTTGTACATAGAACTGCGCTGCTTAACACGCCCAACCATATCAGAACTGATTGTAGGGTAATGAGTGTAGGAGATGACGTTGCAGCCAAATAGTCGAGCCAATGGGTATGTAAAAGCATAGCCACTTGTATCAAAGTAGAATTGGGGCGTAAAGGTGGTTAGAGCCTCCCCTGCTAGATAAACTGAGCCAAGACTTTGGCCAATCATTGTAAAATGGGGATAtgtgcttgcttcaatccactTTCTTTTATTCAAGTGAACAACCTGAAAATGCAATTAAAACAATTTAGTGATAGTGCCAGTATGTCACATCTGACCAAAAATATTCGCTAATTTTGAAAATGAAATAGGAAAGCACCACATTATACACTCATATTTAGAACAAAAGCTAACACATGTTTCCCTCATTCCAGGAGTTAATAAAGCCGCATACCGCATTCTCTTTATGCTAAAATGGCACTTGAAGATGTTTAAATCTATGCATGCTGTAAGGCAATGCAACCAATGTGAAATTCATGCAGCGCTCTCATGCGACAAAAATTCATACAAGACAATCCAATATCATTCAGGGTCAGTAACTAAGCAGGTCCAAATTCATACTCAACCAGCTTCTAATGCAGCGCAATGCACAACTGAAACAGACGCTTTGGTAACCCAGATCCAGGCCTGGCTCTGGGCCTAGGCGGGAGGGGCGGCCGCCTAGGGCCCCGGCTGGAAAGGGGCCCAATCTCATGTACATGCAGAGCAGCACCGAGGCCTAGCAGCGCAAGGGCAAAATAGCGAAACGTCAACTGCGCGACCTAGCAAGCGTGAACAGACGCTGAAATTGAAATAATGTTTAGTGGCGTCTTGGCGATTGTTGCCTGCTGCATGTTAGCGTTCTTCACAAGATCAAATCGGATCAGAGAAACAATTAGTCTTGACGATTGCCGCTTGCTGCACTTGTTGTGGTCGTTGGTGCTCCGATTCACCAGCAAGGTGACCGTGTGCTGCTGTTCCGTTCCTCATGAACGCCCTAGTCCTGGATCCTGTCCTGGATCAGGTCATCAGGTGGCTCACACAGTCCGCAATCTTCTCACTTCTTCCCTTTGTTTTTCAATCAGTCCATAAGTGATAGTGATAATTAATTTCATTCCCATCCCCCATAGAGACCTAAAAAttagttttgacttttctatatCTATAACTTTTACTACACATCTAGATATAACTTTGTATAAATTAAATGCATAGCAAAGACTATGTatctaaaaatgcaaaaaagtAATAATTTAGAATAGAGGGAATATAACATTAGTGAATATTTAGAGCTCTCACCTCAATATTATCCTTAATGACTTTGCACTGATAATTTCCAAAGGAGTTTTTTTGAACCACAGAAACATTATTTTTGATGGAATTGTTACAATTTATTCTTGTTTGAGGTAATCACACTAGTCACATTTTGTGCTCCTTTAGTTTCTAATATGGACACTGTTTTTCAAGAATTGAGTATATGTTACTAGTATTATATGCTTTATGATTTTGCAAATGTAAACAGCTTTTTAGTCTAATAAAGGGCCCATAGTATCCTTTTGGCCTAGGGCCCTAAAATATGTTGAGCCGGCCCTGCCCAGATCATATTTAACAAGATATGACCAATCAGCCGCACCAACACCAGTCGTTTAGACTAAAACGAAGTAATTCTTATTTACTTAAAATAAACCAAAGTAAATCTTCAGGACAACAAGCAGCTCGGACCGCCAAGATCCAATTTTTTCACTGCGAAGAACAAACCCCGATCGACCGGGCCGCAGTGCTGTTACCTGTGGCGGGGAGAGGAGGCGGACGCCGAACCGATCTAGCGCGCGTGCGGCGAGGCCCTCGGGCGAGGCGTCCGCGTCGCCGGTGAAGACGGCGCAGGGGAGGCCCAGGCGGAGCTCCTGCACGGCGCGCACCGCGCACCAGAGCacgcgctccccgccgccgccgtcgttggTGTACGGGTGGAAGAACCCCGCGGCCGGCACGGGCTGGTGGCGGATGcggaggaggcgccggagcgcggcggcgaggagggcggagAGGACGGCGACGAGGCCGGCTAGGATCGCCAT containing:
- the LOC120666705 gene encoding GDP-Man:Man(3)GlcNAc(2)-PP-Dol alpha-1,2-mannosyltransferase-like, encoding MAILAGLVAVLSALLAAALRRLLRIRHQPVPAAGFFHPYTNDGGGGERVLWCAVRAVQELRLGLPCAVFTGDADASPEGLAARALDRFGVRLLSPPQVVHLNKRKWIEASTYPHFTMIGQSLGSVYLAGEALTTFTPQFYFDTSGYAFTYPLARLFGCNVISYTHYPTISSDMVGRVKQRSSMYNNDSRIAGSIWLSRCKILYYTIFSWLYGLVGSCAHLVMVNSSWTKSHIVNIWKIPECTKRVYPPCDTSALQMLPLERSTAPPVLISVAQFRPEKAHGLQLEAFALALTRLDPRFPKPKLQFVGSCRNKEDLERLQKLKDRAFELHIDELVEFYKDISYMELVQLLGGAIAGLHSMTDEHFGIVVVEYMAAGAIPIAHKSAGPMMDIVLDEDGHQTGFLASKKEEFADAIIKVLSMSEQERQEMAAASRKRAQRFSGQRFHEDFTEAVQPILLPREA